The Terriglobia bacterium genome has a window encoding:
- a CDS encoding PEGA domain-containing protein, with translation MATADLLQDSLSGSTPTRIGRFVLDSELGRGRMGAVYKATDSVTGQTVAIRIVQLFRFSTEPDVARVRLRNTARVASGLECPNIVSVFGGGDQAEMFYLTLEYVPGTTLRQRLLQGEKFSVSEFLDVARQLCAGLDHAHARKIFHGNLVPWNLIFENDGTLKIMDFGLARNLVASDSRDDSDYVAYLSPEQLRGQAIDGRSDLFSAACILYEMLAGRKAFGGGSREQIAQNVLDGFAPPAHESSIMIHPGLSAVLAKALAKDPGDRYQRGADLIRELENYKSFGAVRPPVAEKPVVVAPKPAPPAAKKPAPPAPAPIVITAAAPEPPKVVRQPEAKPVAAKPMAAPATAAKPSPNRPLMLLAGAAAVIFLLIGVGMWMTRARQDNPSRTLSAESVPGAEAPAESAPAAPRAAAPRTTPARPAQPKPRVTAAPLIAAAPVTGDLIVSSTPAGAMVQIDGGSSESAPFTKNSVPVGPHTVTFTKAGYMSESRNVAVIAGGKAFVAVTLQPQGAFVAVTSTPAGAAILVDGKETGQVTPAKLTLGDGMHSITVRKDGYLAQSASPTLARGQEFHFSPELPAAGTTSDIRTVGKFKRMFGSGGQEMGMVEVKTSPKGAEVTVNGQAVPKATPVAFMLNPGNYEVQVHMSGYRPAKRVIAVDKGGQVKVEEQLTKN, from the coding sequence ATGGCGACAGCTGACCTGCTTCAGGACTCCCTAAGCGGATCCACCCCAACGCGCATCGGGCGCTTCGTTCTCGACTCGGAACTGGGCCGGGGACGCATGGGCGCGGTGTACAAGGCCACCGACTCGGTGACAGGACAGACGGTGGCGATCCGCATCGTCCAACTGTTTCGCTTCAGCACCGAGCCGGACGTAGCACGCGTCCGCCTGCGCAACACGGCGCGCGTCGCCAGCGGGCTGGAGTGTCCCAACATCGTCAGCGTGTTCGGCGGGGGCGACCAGGCAGAGATGTTCTATCTGACGCTGGAATACGTGCCCGGGACGACGCTGCGGCAGCGGCTGCTCCAGGGCGAGAAGTTCAGCGTCTCCGAATTCCTGGACGTCGCACGCCAACTGTGCGCCGGACTCGACCACGCGCACGCACGCAAGATCTTCCACGGGAACCTGGTACCGTGGAACCTGATCTTCGAGAACGACGGAACGCTGAAGATCATGGATTTCGGCCTGGCGCGAAACCTGGTGGCGAGCGACTCCCGCGACGACTCCGACTACGTTGCCTATCTTTCTCCGGAACAGCTGCGCGGCCAGGCGATCGACGGGCGCTCCGATCTGTTCAGCGCAGCCTGCATACTCTACGAGATGCTGGCGGGACGTAAGGCGTTCGGGGGCGGCTCGCGCGAACAGATCGCGCAGAACGTTCTCGATGGCTTCGCGCCACCGGCGCATGAGTCGAGCATCATGATCCACCCGGGCCTGAGCGCGGTGCTGGCCAAGGCGCTGGCGAAGGACCCCGGCGACCGATACCAGAGAGGCGCGGACCTGATCCGCGAACTGGAGAACTACAAGTCCTTCGGCGCGGTGCGGCCGCCCGTCGCCGAGAAACCGGTTGTGGTCGCGCCCAAGCCGGCCCCGCCGGCCGCGAAGAAGCCGGCGCCGCCCGCGCCTGCGCCGATCGTGATAACCGCAGCAGCGCCGGAACCGCCCAAGGTGGTTCGGCAACCCGAGGCGAAGCCGGTCGCCGCAAAGCCTATGGCCGCCCCTGCGACGGCCGCAAAACCGAGCCCGAACCGGCCGCTGATGCTGCTGGCTGGCGCGGCCGCGGTGATCTTCCTCCTGATCGGAGTGGGTATGTGGATGACACGTGCGCGGCAGGACAATCCGTCTCGCACGCTGAGCGCTGAGAGTGTCCCAGGGGCAGAGGCTCCGGCGGAATCCGCGCCGGCCGCGCCGCGCGCGGCCGCTCCTCGCACCACGCCGGCGAGACCAGCGCAGCCCAAACCGAGAGTGACTGCGGCGCCGCTGATCGCGGCGGCTCCGGTGACTGGCGATCTCATCGTCTCTTCGACGCCCGCCGGTGCGATGGTGCAGATCGACGGCGGCAGCAGTGAATCCGCCCCATTCACCAAGAACTCAGTTCCTGTCGGCCCGCACACGGTCACCTTCACCAAGGCGGGCTATATGTCCGAGTCCCGCAATGTCGCCGTGATCGCGGGCGGCAAGGCGTTCGTCGCGGTGACGCTGCAACCGCAGGGGGCGTTCGTGGCGGTGACGAGCACGCCCGCCGGGGCAGCGATCCTGGTGGATGGCAAGGAAACCGGCCAGGTCACCCCCGCGAAGCTGACGCTGGGCGACGGCATGCACTCGATCACCGTTCGCAAGGACGGATACCTTGCGCAATCGGCATCCCCCACGCTGGCGCGGGGCCAGGAGTTCCACTTCTCGCCCGAGCTACCAGCTGCGGGCACCACCTCCGACATCCGGACGGTGGGCAAATTCAAGCGCATGTTCGGCAGCGGCGGACAGGAGATGGGAATGGTCGAAGTAAAGACCTCTCCCAAGGGCGCGGAGGTGACGGTGAATGGCCAGGCCGTGCCCAAGGCGACACCCGTGGCCTTCATGCTCAATCCCGGCAATTACGAAGTCCAGGTCCACATGAGCGGCTATCGGCCGGCGAAGAGGGTGATCGCGGTGGATAAGGGCGGGCAGGTAAAGGTCGAGGAACAGCTGACGAAAAATTGA
- the rplQ gene encoding 50S ribosomal protein L17, protein MRHRVAGWKLGRNTSHRRALLRNLVTSLILDERIETTVPKAKAMRPHVEKMITLGKRGDVPARRQAASFLMTRAAVDKLFDIASRFGDREGGFTRIIRTSFRRGDGGEKAFIELLGSEKVLAAKREKRAESRAKKAEETRKAMEEAQKREGASDTGAAGEGGETKE, encoded by the coding sequence ATGCGTCATCGTGTTGCAGGTTGGAAACTCGGACGAAACACCAGTCACCGTCGCGCCTTACTGCGCAACCTGGTGACCTCGCTCATCCTCGACGAGCGCATTGAGACCACGGTCCCCAAGGCCAAGGCCATGCGCCCGCACGTCGAGAAGATGATCACCCTGGGCAAGCGCGGCGACGTCCCCGCGCGCCGCCAGGCTGCGTCGTTTCTGATGACGCGCGCCGCCGTGGACAAGCTCTTCGACATCGCTTCCCGATTCGGCGACCGTGAAGGCGGCTTCACCCGCATCATCCGCACCAGCTTCCGCCGCGGCGACGGCGGCGAAAAGGCCTTCATCGAGCTGCTGGGCAGCGAGAAAGTCTTGGCCGCCAAGCGCGAGAAGCGTGCCGAATCCCGCGCCAAGAAAGCCGAAGAGACTCGCAAGGCGATGGAAGAGGCCCAGAAGCGGGAAGGCGCTTCCGACACCGGCGCGGCCGGTGAAGGCGGCGAAACCAAGGAATAA
- a CDS encoding DNA-directed RNA polymerase subunit alpha codes for MLWKGFQKPKRLSSDTETLTERYGKFSAQPFERGFGTTIGNALRRVLLSSIEGAAVTAVKIEGVLHEFQSIPGVVEDATDIILNLKQIPFKLNGEGPKTIYLRSDQPGVVTSGMIEADADVEILDKDVYISTISEGGKLDMEMRLKRGRGYISADKNFDEDLGIGYIPIDSVHSPVRKCNYTVEAARLGQITDYDKLTLEVWTNGSVTPADSIGLAAKLLKDHMSIFINFEEEVEATTATDDRKPEIRNENLNRSVEELELSVRSYNCLKNANIQTIGELVQKTEAEMLKTKNFGRKSLNEIKEILASMGLGLGMKIDEHGNAVASTQAQNSAVGAYRPDQY; via the coding sequence ATGCTTTGGAAAGGTTTCCAGAAACCCAAGCGCCTCTCGTCTGACACCGAGACCCTCACCGAACGGTACGGCAAGTTCTCGGCGCAACCCTTTGAGCGCGGCTTCGGCACCACCATCGGCAATGCTCTGCGCCGCGTGCTGCTTTCGTCCATCGAGGGCGCCGCGGTCACCGCCGTCAAGATCGAGGGCGTACTCCACGAATTCCAGTCCATCCCTGGCGTGGTCGAAGACGCGACCGACATCATCCTCAACCTCAAGCAGATCCCCTTCAAGCTCAACGGGGAGGGCCCGAAGACCATCTATCTGCGCTCCGACCAGCCGGGCGTGGTCACCTCCGGCATGATCGAGGCTGACGCCGACGTCGAGATCCTGGACAAGGACGTGTACATCTCCACCATCAGCGAGGGCGGCAAGCTCGATATGGAGATGCGCCTCAAGCGCGGCCGCGGATACATCTCGGCCGACAAGAACTTCGACGAGGACCTGGGCATCGGTTACATCCCCATCGACTCGGTGCACTCGCCGGTGCGCAAATGCAACTACACCGTCGAAGCGGCCCGTCTCGGCCAGATCACCGACTACGACAAGCTCACGCTCGAAGTCTGGACCAACGGTTCGGTCACGCCGGCGGACTCCATCGGCCTGGCCGCCAAGCTGCTCAAGGACCACATGAGCATCTTCATCAACTTCGAAGAAGAGGTTGAGGCGACCACCGCGACCGACGACCGCAAGCCCGAGATCCGCAACGAGAACCTCAACCGTTCCGTCGAGGAGCTCGAGCTCTCTGTGCGCAGCTACAACTGCCTGAAAAACGCCAACATTCAGACCATCGGCGAGCTGGTCCAGAAGACCGAGGCCGAGATGCTGAAAACCAAGAACTTCGGGCGCAAGTCGCTGAACGAGATCAAGGAGATCCTGGCCTCCATGGGTCTGGGTCTGGGAATGAAGATCGACGAGCACGGCAACGCCGTGGCCTCGACCCAGGCGCAGAACTCGGCCGTGGGCGCGTACCGCCCCGACCAGTACTAG
- the rpsD gene encoding 30S ribosomal protein S4: MARYKDAVCRLCRREGMKLFLKGPKCFSEKCPIEKRNFAPGQHGKDRRAKIVGYGLQLREKQKAKRIYFTLEKQFRNYFEKAARAKGVTGEALLQQLERRLDNVVYRLGFAVSRRQARQLVRHGHVAVNGRKVNIPSFQVSVGDEVTVREKSKDLVVIQTSKEMTSHQPVAAWLEIDRDNNKGRITALPKREDINLPVNEQLIVELYSK; this comes from the coding sequence TTGGCCCGTTATAAAGACGCAGTTTGCCGCCTTTGCCGCCGCGAAGGCATGAAGCTGTTCCTCAAGGGACCGAAATGCTTCTCCGAGAAATGTCCCATCGAGAAGCGTAATTTCGCTCCCGGCCAGCACGGGAAGGACCGCAGGGCCAAGATCGTCGGCTACGGTCTCCAGCTCCGCGAGAAGCAGAAGGCGAAGCGCATCTACTTCACCCTCGAGAAGCAGTTCCGCAACTACTTCGAGAAGGCTGCGCGTGCCAAGGGCGTGACCGGCGAAGCGCTGCTCCAGCAGCTCGAACGCCGTCTGGACAACGTAGTGTATCGCCTCGGATTTGCGGTCTCGCGACGCCAGGCCCGCCAGCTCGTCCGCCACGGCCACGTTGCCGTCAACGGACGCAAGGTGAACATCCCCTCGTTCCAGGTGAGCGTGGGAGACGAGGTCACGGTACGCGAGAAGAGCAAGGATCTGGTCGTCATCCAGACCTCGAAGGAGATGACCAGCCACCAGCCGGTCGCCGCCTGGCTCGAGATCGATCGCGACAACAACAAGGGACGCATCACCGCGCTGCCGAAGCGCGAAGACATCAACCTGCCCGTCAACGAGCAGCTCATCGTCGAGCTGTATTCGAAGTAA
- the rpsK gene encoding 30S ribosomal protein S11 codes for MAKPQAAAAAATGTEAPAKKGKRKQFKKKERKSVPHGIAHVQASFNNTIVTISDMDGRVLSWKSSGSLGFRGSRKGTPFAAQQAAMNAANMAREHGLRSVEVRVSGPGSGRESAIRALAAAGIDVKSIKDVTPIPHNGCRPPKRRRV; via the coding sequence ATGGCGAAACCACAAGCAGCAGCAGCCGCCGCCACCGGCACGGAAGCGCCGGCGAAAAAAGGCAAGCGCAAGCAGTTCAAGAAGAAGGAACGCAAGAGCGTTCCTCACGGCATCGCGCACGTCCAGGCGTCGTTCAACAACACCATCGTGACCATCTCCGACATGGACGGTCGCGTGCTGTCCTGGAAAAGCTCGGGCTCGCTGGGCTTCCGAGGGAGCCGCAAGGGCACGCCCTTCGCGGCGCAGCAGGCCGCGATGAACGCCGCCAACATGGCGCGCGAGCACGGCCTGCGCAGCGTGGAGGTTCGTGTCAGCGGCCCCGGCTCGGGCCGCGAGTCGGCCATCCGCGCGCTGGCCGCCGCCGGCATTGACGTGAAGTCCATCAAGGACGTCACGCCCATCCCGCACAACGGCTGCCGTCCGCCGAAACGCCGGAGAGTGTAG
- the rpsM gene encoding 30S ribosomal protein S13 codes for MARIAGVDLPRNKHVNIALTYIYGIGHPRADRIVETAKVDPMKKVQDLNEDEVNRIRQVIEAEGNVEGDLRKDTSMHIKRLIEINSYRGGRHRRNLPVRGQRTHTNARTRKGPRRGTVAAKKKSAAKT; via the coding sequence ATGGCACGAATTGCAGGCGTCGATCTTCCCCGTAACAAGCACGTGAACATCGCGCTGACGTATATCTACGGCATCGGACACCCGCGCGCCGACCGCATCGTCGAAACGGCGAAGGTGGACCCGATGAAGAAGGTCCAGGACCTGAACGAGGACGAGGTCAACCGCATCCGCCAGGTCATCGAGGCGGAAGGCAACGTCGAGGGCGATCTGCGCAAGGACACCTCGATGCACATCAAGCGGCTGATCGAGATCAACTCCTATCGTGGCGGGCGGCACCGGCGCAACCTGCCGGTTCGCGGCCAGCGCACGCACACCAACGCGCGCACCCGCAAGGGCCCGCGCCGGGGCACCGTCGCCGCGAAAAAGAAGTCCGCGGCCAAGACCTAA
- the rpmJ gene encoding 50S ribosomal protein L36, with the protein MKVRASVKKICDKCKVIHRKGVVRVICENSKHKQRQG; encoded by the coding sequence ATGAAGGTTCGAGCATCAGTAAAGAAGATTTGCGACAAGTGCAAGGTCATCCACCGCAAAGGCGTGGTGCGGGTGATCTGCGAAAACTCAAAGCATAAGCAGCGGCAGGGGTAA
- the rpmJ gene encoding 50S ribosomal protein L36: MKVRASVKKICDK; this comes from the coding sequence ATGAAGGTTAGAGCATCGGTCAAAAAGATTTGCGACAAGTGA
- the infA gene encoding translation initiation factor IF-1 — MSKEDAIEVMAVVIEPLPNAMFRVELENKHQVLAHVSGKMRKNFIRILPGDRVAVELSPYDLTRGRIVYRYK; from the coding sequence ATGAGTAAAGAGGACGCAATTGAGGTTATGGCAGTGGTCATCGAGCCCCTGCCCAACGCCATGTTCCGGGTGGAACTGGAGAACAAGCACCAGGTTTTGGCGCACGTCTCCGGCAAGATGCGCAAGAATTTCATCCGCATTTTGCCCGGCGACAGGGTCGCAGTGGAACTTTCCCCCTACGACCTGACGCGCGGCCGGATCGTTTACAGATACAAATAG
- the map gene encoding type I methionyl aminopeptidase, whose product MPIVCKSPSELEKMRRSGRAVREVLDTVKAMVRPGITTMDLERVADEKIRALGATPAFKGYYEYPCVLCTSVNQEIVHGIPSEKRVLKEGDIVSIDCGVVLDGYYGDAAITVPVGTVRPELHKLLEVTEQSLYKGIEKMRIGNTVQDVGSAVQSWVEAHGFSVVREFVGHGIGTKLHEDPQVPNYGVPGHGPRLREGMVLAIEPMVNAGKPGTRVLDDKWTAVTEDGSYSAHFEHCVAVTKDGPMILTQ is encoded by the coding sequence ATGCCGATCGTTTGTAAGTCGCCCTCGGAACTGGAAAAGATGCGGCGCAGCGGGCGGGCGGTCCGCGAGGTGCTCGACACGGTGAAAGCCATGGTTCGCCCTGGCATCACCACCATGGACCTGGAGCGCGTCGCCGACGAGAAGATTCGGGCATTGGGTGCGACGCCGGCGTTCAAGGGCTATTACGAGTATCCGTGCGTGCTTTGCACCTCAGTGAACCAGGAGATCGTGCACGGCATCCCCTCCGAGAAGCGGGTGCTGAAGGAAGGCGACATCGTCTCCATCGACTGCGGCGTGGTGCTCGACGGCTATTACGGCGACGCCGCCATCACGGTGCCGGTCGGTACTGTGAGACCTGAGCTGCACAAGCTGCTCGAGGTCACCGAGCAGTCGTTGTACAAGGGCATCGAGAAGATGCGCATCGGCAACACCGTGCAGGACGTAGGGTCGGCGGTGCAAAGCTGGGTCGAAGCCCACGGGTTCAGCGTGGTGCGCGAGTTTGTCGGGCACGGCATCGGGACCAAGCTGCACGAGGACCCGCAGGTCCCGAACTACGGTGTTCCGGGACACGGCCCCAGGCTGCGCGAGGGCATGGTGCTCGCCATCGAGCCCATGGTCAACGCCGGCAAGCCCGGGACCCGAGTCCTCGACGACAAGTGGACCGCGGTCACCGAGGACGGCAGCTATAGCGCCCACTTCGAACACTGCGTCGCAGTGACCAAGGACGGGCCGATGATCTTGACGCAGTAG
- a CDS encoding adenylate kinase, protein MGSKAATVPDPKTRITGPVILLGAPGAGKGTQAKMIADRYGIPQISTGDILRDNVARGTELGKKAKAVMDGGGLVSDDLVCGMVADRLKRPDCARGFILDGFPRTVAQAEWLDKHLTSSVSFFENQKPRRIPPVVINIKVGYNQLLQRLTGRRSCPTCGRIYNVYFQPPRVEGTCDVDGGKLLTRKDDTEEVISERLKAYERQTLPLTEFYAKKKQLQEVHGEGSVDAITKEMFKAVENADRL, encoded by the coding sequence ATGGGTTCGAAAGCGGCGACGGTGCCTGATCCGAAGACGCGCATCACCGGGCCGGTGATTCTGCTGGGTGCTCCGGGTGCGGGCAAGGGCACGCAGGCCAAAATGATCGCGGATCGCTACGGCATTCCGCAGATCTCGACCGGTGACATCCTGCGCGACAACGTCGCGCGGGGCACCGAGCTGGGGAAGAAGGCCAAGGCTGTTATGGACGGCGGCGGCCTGGTCTCCGACGACCTGGTCTGCGGCATGGTCGCCGACCGGCTGAAGCGGCCAGACTGTGCTCGCGGGTTCATCCTCGACGGGTTCCCGCGCACCGTGGCCCAGGCCGAGTGGCTCGACAAGCATTTGACCAGCAGTGTTTCGTTCTTTGAAAACCAGAAGCCACGCCGCATCCCGCCCGTTGTGATCAACATCAAGGTGGGCTATAATCAATTGTTACAGCGACTTACGGGTCGCCGTTCTTGTCCCACCTGCGGGCGGATCTACAACGTCTACTTCCAGCCTCCCCGTGTTGAAGGCACTTGCGACGTAGATGGGGGGAAGCTCCTCACGCGTAAGGACGACACGGAAGAGGTCATCTCCGAGCGGCTGAAGGCCTACGAGCGCCAGACGCTGCCCTTGACCGAGTTCTACGCGAAGAAGAAGCAGTTGCAGGAAGTGCACGGCGAAGGTTCCGTGGACGCGATCACGAAGGAGATGTTCAAGGCAGTCGAGAATGCCGATCGTTTGTAA
- the secY gene encoding preprotein translocase subunit SecY → MVEKLLNIFRVPDLRKRVLFTLGLLAVYRLGGHIPTPGINADLLQQFFEQNAGSFLGFIDLFSGGQLRRLTIFALGIMPYITASIILQLLTVVYEPLARLQKEGELGRKKITQWTRYLTVVLSAMQSLGIAVTLQKSTSAGTQFVTNPGWQFTIMTVITLTAGSAFIMWLGEQITERGIGNGMSLLIFAGIVVGLPRGVADLIDKAKTEAWGPFTPIALALLIAVMVAVVMFIVYVERSERRIPVQYAKRVVGRRVMGGQSTHLPLRVNTGGVMPVIFASSILTFPQTIGFALRENRYFGPMLRALSWGEPLYTLLYALGIIFFAYFYVSIVFNPREVADNMRKYGGFIPGIRPGARTENHINEILTRITLVGGLYLIIISLIPEWMITGIHLNHLPGVVGAFFERLPTWVTNGLGVTFYFGGTSLLIVVGVAMDTVQQIEAQLIMRHYDGFTPRSGRIRGRRTWS, encoded by the coding sequence ATGGTCGAGAAACTGCTCAACATCTTCCGCGTTCCCGACCTCCGCAAGCGCGTTCTGTTCACGCTCGGATTGCTGGCCGTGTATCGCCTGGGCGGCCACATCCCCACGCCGGGGATCAACGCCGACCTGCTGCAGCAGTTCTTTGAGCAGAATGCCGGCAGCTTCCTGGGCTTCATCGACCTGTTCAGCGGCGGCCAGTTGCGCCGCCTCACTATCTTCGCGCTGGGCATCATGCCCTATATCACCGCGTCGATCATCCTCCAGTTGCTGACCGTGGTGTATGAGCCCCTGGCCCGGTTGCAGAAGGAAGGCGAGCTCGGCCGCAAGAAGATCACGCAGTGGACGCGCTACCTGACCGTGGTCCTCAGCGCCATGCAGTCGCTGGGCATCGCCGTCACGCTGCAGAAATCGACCTCCGCGGGAACGCAGTTCGTGACCAATCCCGGCTGGCAGTTCACCATCATGACGGTCATCACCCTGACCGCCGGCTCGGCCTTCATCATGTGGCTGGGCGAGCAGATCACCGAGCGCGGCATCGGCAACGGCATGTCGCTGCTGATCTTCGCCGGCATCGTCGTCGGCCTGCCGCGCGGCGTCGCCGACCTCATCGACAAGGCCAAGACCGAGGCTTGGGGGCCGTTCACTCCCATCGCGCTGGCTCTTCTCATTGCCGTCATGGTCGCGGTGGTGATGTTCATCGTGTACGTGGAACGCAGCGAGCGCCGCATCCCCGTGCAGTACGCCAAGCGCGTGGTCGGGCGCCGCGTCATGGGCGGGCAGAGCACCCACCTGCCCCTGCGGGTCAACACCGGCGGCGTCATGCCGGTCATCTTCGCCAGCTCCATCCTTACCTTCCCGCAGACCATTGGCTTCGCGCTGCGCGAGAACCGCTACTTCGGTCCGATGCTCCGCGCCCTCTCCTGGGGCGAGCCGCTCTATACCTTGCTCTACGCCCTGGGCATCATCTTCTTCGCGTACTTTTACGTGTCCATCGTCTTCAACCCGCGCGAGGTCGCGGACAATATGCGCAAGTACGGCGGGTTCATCCCCGGCATCCGTCCCGGCGCGCGCACCGAGAATCACATCAACGAGATCCTGACCCGCATCACGCTGGTCGGAGGCCTGTACCTGATCATCATCTCGCTGATCCCGGAGTGGATGATTACCGGCATCCACCTGAACCACCTGCCGGGCGTGGTGGGGGCATTCTTCGAGCGCCTGCCCACGTGGGTGACGAACGGTCTGGGCGTGACGTTCTACTTCGGGGGCACATCGCTGCTGATCGTTGTGGGCGTGGCCATGGATACCGTGCAGCAGATCGAGGCGCAGTTGATCATGCGCCACTATGACGGGTTCACTCCGCGCAGCGGGCGTATCCGCGGCCGCCGCACCTGGTCGTAA
- the rplO gene encoding 50S ribosomal protein L15: MNLSTVRAPKKASENRKRVGRGMGSGMGKTSTRGHKGQRSRSGSRMMRGFEGGQMPLHRRLPKRGFTNIFRIEYAIVNLDRLAELGEKEITPEVLVKAGFAGKNDRIKILGDGELKSALTVRAHKFSKSAQEKITKAGGTIETIGGEPEQAPAKAEKPAAKAEKPAAKADKPSSKPKAQEGTRKDQ, from the coding sequence ATGAACCTTTCCACCGTTCGAGCACCGAAGAAGGCATCGGAGAACCGCAAGCGCGTCGGGCGCGGCATGGGCTCCGGCATGGGCAAGACGTCCACCCGCGGCCACAAGGGCCAGCGCTCACGCTCCGGCTCGCGCATGATGCGCGGCTTCGAGGGCGGCCAGATGCCCCTGCACCGCCGCCTGCCCAAGCGCGGCTTCACCAACATCTTCCGCATCGAGTACGCCATCGTGAACCTGGACCGCCTGGCCGAGCTGGGCGAGAAGGAGATCACGCCCGAGGTCCTGGTCAAGGCCGGCTTCGCAGGCAAGAACGACCGCATCAAGATCCTGGGCGATGGCGAGCTGAAGTCCGCGCTCACCGTACGCGCTCACAAGTTCTCCAAGTCGGCACAGGAAAAGATCACGAAAGCGGGCGGCACAATTGAGACCATCGGCGGCGAGCCGGAGCAGGCGCCGGCAAAGGCCGAAAAACCGGCGGCAAAGGCCGAAAAACCGGCGGCAAAGGCCGACAAACCGTCGTCCAAGCCCAAGGCGCAGGAAGGGACCCGGAAGGATCAGTAA
- the rpmD gene encoding 50S ribosomal protein L30 encodes MPATKKIHLKWVRSAIQAPVKHKKVIKGLGFTRLNQVIEREDTPSIRGMVNAVPHLVHIVDNATAK; translated from the coding sequence ATGCCTGCGACCAAAAAGATCCATCTCAAGTGGGTGCGTTCGGCGATCCAGGCCCCGGTCAAGCACAAGAAGGTCATCAAGGGTTTGGGCTTCACGCGTCTCAACCAGGTCATCGAGCGCGAAGACACGCCCTCGATCCGCGGCATGGTGAATGCCGTGCCGCACCTTGTCCACATCGTGGACAACGCCACGGCGAAATAA
- the rpsE gene encoding 30S ribosomal protein S5 translates to MPTVKKRLDPGQYQLKDQVVSINRVTKVVKGGKNLSFAALVVVGDPGSAVVGYGSGKAKEVPQAIRKGIEAAKKNLMKVHITQTSIPHSVLGRFGSGMVLLKPAPEGTGVIAGGAVRAVIQSAGIQNVLTKSIGTANPHNVVKATFDALKKLRDRQEVAAMRGKAVEEL, encoded by the coding sequence ATGCCAACAGTAAAGAAAAGACTCGATCCCGGACAGTACCAGCTGAAGGACCAGGTGGTTTCCATCAACCGCGTCACCAAGGTGGTAAAGGGCGGCAAGAACCTGTCGTTTGCCGCGCTCGTGGTGGTGGGCGACCCCGGCTCTGCGGTGGTGGGCTACGGTTCCGGCAAGGCCAAGGAGGTGCCGCAAGCGATCCGCAAGGGCATCGAGGCGGCCAAGAAGAACCTGATGAAGGTTCACATCACCCAGACCAGCATCCCGCACAGCGTCCTGGGACGCTTCGGCTCGGGCATGGTGCTGCTGAAGCCGGCGCCGGAAGGCACCGGGGTCATCGCCGGCGGCGCGGTGCGCGCCGTGATCCAGTCGGCGGGCATCCAGAACGTGCTGACCAAGTCCATCGGTACCGCCAACCCGCACAACGTGGTGAAGGCCACCTTCGACGCTCTCAAGAAACTCCGCGATCGCCAGGAAGTGGCGGCGATGCGCGGCAAGGCCGTGGAGGAGCTCTAG
- the rplR gene encoding 50S ribosomal protein L18, giving the protein MIPQITKNDVRQRVHKRIRAKLSGTSERPRLNVYRSLNHIYAQLIDDMEGKTVVSASTREAKIKIGGNVAAAKEIGKKLAEKAKAKGVTKVVFDRGGYLYHGRIKALADAAREAGLKF; this is encoded by the coding sequence ATGATTCCGCAGATCACGAAGAACGATGTCCGGCAGCGGGTGCACAAGCGCATCCGCGCGAAGCTGAGCGGCACCTCCGAGCGGCCGCGCTTGAATGTGTACCGCTCGCTGAACCACATTTACGCGCAGCTCATCGACGACATGGAGGGCAAGACCGTCGTGTCAGCGAGCACGCGCGAGGCCAAGATCAAGATCGGCGGCAACGTCGCCGCCGCCAAAGAGATCGGTAAGAAGCTGGCCGAGAAGGCCAAGGCCAAAGGCGTCACCAAGGTGGTCTTCGATCGCGGTGGCTACCTGTACCACGGCCGCATCAAGGCCCTGGCTGATGCCGCCCGCGAGGCGGGTTTGAAATTCTAG